The Chrysemys picta bellii isolate R12L10 chromosome 5, ASM1138683v2, whole genome shotgun sequence genome includes a window with the following:
- the LOC135983648 gene encoding myb/SANT-like DNA-binding domain-containing protein 1 yields MQSSPAVMAVQSQNRKRAPAWTDREVLDLIAVWGDESVLSELRSKKRNAKIYEKISKDMSERGYSRDATQCRVKIKELRQGYQKTKEANGRSGSHPQTSCFYEALHSILGAAATTTPPLTMDSEDGILSTAGSSDMLGDGEDEEGDEEDEAVGSAHNADFPDSQDLFITLTEIPYQPSPAITPDTESGEGSATTSATVSQPSLASHSQRLAQIRRRKKRTREDMFSELLACSRAQAAQQTQWRENLSQMHQSNMDREERWRQEDQQATQTLLGLLREQTDTLRRLVDVLQERRQEDRAPLQSISNRPPPPPSAIPTSPKVQRRRGGRVRGNSHSTPAESTSSRRLSFPKI; encoded by the exons atgcagagctctcctgcagtgatggccgtgcaatctcagaatagaaagagggccccagcatggactgatcgggaagtcttggatctcatcgctgtgtggggcgatgagtccgtgctttccgagctgcgctccaagaaacggaatgcaaagatctatgagaagatctctaaagacatgtcagagagaggatacagccgggatgcaacgcagtgccgcgtgaaaatcaaggagctgagacaaggctaccagaagaccaaagaggcaaacggacgctccggatcccatccccagacatcctgtttctacgaggcactgcattccatcctcggtgcggccgccaccactaccccaccactgaccatggactctgaggatgggatattgtccacggccggttcctcggacatgttaggggacggggaagatgaggaaggagatgaggaggacgaggcagtcggcagcgctcacaacgctgatttccccgacagccaggatctcttcatcacccttacagagatcccctaccaaccgtccccagccattaccccggacacagaatctggggaaggatcagcca ccacatctgcgactgtctcacaacctagcctggcatcacactcccagaggctagcgcagattaggcgtaggaagaagaggacacgggaggacatgttctcggagcttctggcctgctcccgagcccaggcagcacagcagacccagtggcgggagaacttgtcccaaatgcaccaatcaaacatggatcgggaggagaggtggcggcaggaagaccagcaggcgactcaaacgctgcttggactactgagggagcaaacggacacgctccggcgccttgtggatgttctgcaggaacggaggcaggaggacagagccccgctgcagtctatctctaaccgccctcccccgccaccaagtgccatacccacctcacccaaagtccaaagaaggaggggcggcagagtccgtggtaactctcactccacccctgcagaaagcactagtagcagaaggctctcattccccaaaatttga